The Cicer arietinum cultivar CDC Frontier isolate Library 1 chromosome 1, Cicar.CDCFrontier_v2.0, whole genome shotgun sequence genome contains the following window.
tttgatgatataaatatttttttgtaattcaTTCAATCAAATTACATGgaaattattttactatataGTTCCCTAAATATTCCAATAAATATCTATATGGTGATATTTGATTAAATACATGTGTAAAAGCGAACAAGACCCTTGCATCAATTCTCCGCACGAGAGTAATTCTTGCGCCGATTTGTTTGactaattttgatattttcaagtTGATGTTTCTTTAGTTGAATGTTATGTTGTTCCTTCTTTTATTTCGgatgaattttataaaagtatCATTAAACTTCTTTGTTTTAGATTCTTTTAACGTATTTTGTTCGACTATTGTACTATtacttattttgtattttatctttACCGTTTTAATAGTATTCAACATTAAAGATGATTGTTAGAGTGAGCCACTTAATTGAAAAGATTGACTCTAGTGATACCTATTTACcttttctttgaaaaaaaaaaatgaatatgaaGTGATTCTCAATTTAAGAACGTGCAAGAGATCATAGAACAAAATGAGCAAACGGTAAGAAATAAGGAAATTTGGGCATTGTTAGGAAACATGTTGCCATTTGTGTTTGGAAAGCTTTTACAATACATTTGCAAATTTAAAGATCTTGTACATTTACTCTATAAATAACTATAGACAAATATAGGTTTTGGTGTCACAAATGTTACAAACACCCAACCAACAGATTTAATTGGCTCTCAAATCTGAATAAAATTTGTCATTGGTTTATATGTGTAAGGGCCAAAATAATGAAGATAATTATTGAACTTTTTAACTCCCTTCCATGTAGGAGCACGACCTTCgacaatataagtcaaattAATATGTATTTAGATCTATTACTGCAAGATTTTCTACAACATCTCTAcaattctctattttttatttaacgtTCTTTCTCCTCTAATTTGAATCAATAACATTAAGTCCAAGTTAAACAACAAAAGGGTTATGTACTTATGTTGGAGTATTTCTTTTATCGTATTATAGCTATGAAGTATCTACCACCAGCTTAGTATTCTTACGTTGAATTTGTTGAGCACacaataaattatcatattccAACCAAATTTTCTCTATacgtaaaatttaaaaatcaaatatttaacaTTTAGTTTGCTTAGATGTATGAGTTTCTTATCACTCATAAATAAATGTTTGCAAGGAGAGATGCAATTTTATCACACACAACCCGTGTTCATGCTTCTACAGTTATATCAGTTATTACAGTTCAGTAGAATGAAACAATTATGTGGCATTAGTGTCTCTTGCACTTTCAACCTTACAATTTGAGACAGAGAGGTGGGTGAAGGACTTAAAAAACTGGCCACTGTCCAATAGTGACCATACAGTACATGAAATGGAATGCACCTTACcttatctttatatttaattctcaCTTCTCATTTCTCAATTGCCAACCGGACTCTAGATTGGGGACCATGCATGTCTTCTCTACAATTAAGGTCTAGGGACATACCAATTTGGATTTGGTGTAGTAAGTGCATTCACACAGTCAATAACTACGTGACCGTTTGATTGAGATTAGATGGTccatatcttaaatattttattgattttttagaACATAGATAACCAAATTTGAGATCTCAACGGTCGGATCTCGATCGGACTGTCACCCAATTATTAATTGTTTGAATGTGTTAAGTCACTTACGGCGTGCAGAGATTAGAGATATAGGGAACATATAACAATTAAGATATAATTCCCCTAACCTATCCGGGTTTGGTATGTGACCAAGACATATAGTGAATTTTCAGTAGCTTTCTAGCTGATGCTGATGAAAACAAATTTGCATGGTAAAAAGCATATATTGACCCCTTAAggaattaattgaaaatttgatttAGGGGTCCTTAGGTTTCAAATTTTGCTAACAACAAGGTGTTAGTACACAAGTTCTTGTTTTAATCTTTTCTACCTTTAGCTTTGCATCTTAATCAATGCCACTGCACTTTAAACCAGCACCtagtcaaaaacaaaaaatattaggCATAAATTAGATACTAAAGTCCCCAAACTTATATTCTTTTCTATAATGATCTTTAACCCAATTAAAAAGGAACAACCACAAGAATTGTGGGAAAAATCTCTTGAAGTGATGGGACTCTAAATACTTTAGCCCTCTGATAATTGAATCTAGACACTGTAGTTAACTGCATTACGATTAGTATATCTGGACCGTTTAATCAAGACCAAACGATTCAAATTTTAATGTCGGAttgtgattattttaaaaataaaatttccagTTTGAAATCTGAACCTTTTAATCTTAATCGGATGGTCTCGATATACGAATGCAATTAGAAATAATCGACTGCATAGAACCTTGATCTTTGagaattaatgtaatattaattattttaatttttaattagtatTTCATGTATCATTCATTcgtaaattattaaatttcacTTTATATTTGTGACATTGTTTAATAagaataattcaataaacttgtTATTATCTATatttcatttatgttattttctttgAATTAGTGAAATGAACTAATGTGAAATATACTATGGAATGAGTGAGGTATCATATAAAgagagaagagaaagaaaaagataaaaggATTGAAAATGACAGAGCATGAGATGCTATAAACTAAAAGAGTAAAAGGTAGAGTTGAAACATAGACAAAGAAATACAACACAACCCTTTAGAGGACAAttgattttctcttttgacaacCTTAGGAATAGTTACCAACTACCTACATACACGTTACTTTATATGCAAATCTAAGTGAAAACAAAATTGGAGAATACACAAAAActagagagaaagaaaaaaaaatcacaacaaaaaacTACAAATGCTTCTAAGAGAAACCATTCGCAAGACCAAGTTTTTACTTCAAAAAACACTCAAAAACTTCAAATGTTTCATCTTTGGTGGGTACCAAAAATTACCTAGATCACTTTCCTCCAACCCATTTGGAAATTCAAAAACACACACAAGTGATCAATTCTACAATGAGTTTTATGACATTCTTCAGTCTGATCTGAATAGAATGAACAAGAACAATGAGATAAGCATGAAGATGTCTAGAGAACAAGCAATGGAAGAGAATGCTGAAAAAAAGCATGTGAGTTTTGTTACTGAAAATGTagtgaaagagaaaaaagagaaagGGAAGAAGAATCATGAATTGGCATTGAAGATGAAGgaatttgaaatgattgattcaGGTGATGTTGAACAAGTGCTAGATATAGAAGAAGCAATTCATTATTATTCAAGACTCAATAGTCCTGTTTATTTAGATATTGTTGACAAGTTTTTCACTGACATGCACTCTGAATTCTCTGATTCATCACAATCCTCTGTCAGCATCAAAAAATCAAAGTCAAAGGGAAGAAGACTTGGCTCAATCAGGTTGTAGATAACATTAATCTTATATAATTCTTGTGGTGTATATGAAATATGTTTTGTCtctcttatttttattcaaCTAGTATGTTGaaaggtttgagtttgtttggtttaaactttattgttgttttttttttctctctggTTGGTTCATGCttgatttgaatttatattgtaaattttATCTATAATGAATTACTTAGAATTTTTCCATCTTGAAACTTTTATTTGAGTCTACGGCTTCTTTCTCAATTGTTAGTGATGCTTGATCTTaatagaattttgaaattttgtttggtTAATCTATATGAAGATGATAGAACACAAATGAATTCAAGTGTGTAgtaatttataactaattaaaAGATCTCAAATTTAACTATAGGgcaattataaatgaaaaatttaatgCATCCATATACAGGAGAGTATCTcaactttattttgtttatcaTATCTCTAAATGAGAAAGAAGATTCATATGTTCTTCTCACGTGTTAGAAACTGATGTAAAAAGAGTTCAAAAAATTTCACGCTCAAGCATTTAGTACTAGGAATTTGATAGAAAACAAGTACAAAGAAATTGCTAAACTTAACTTTAGTTGTTTAACTTTGCTTGGTAAACAAAGCTTGGGTGCAATGTGTCTTTTATTAACGGAGCCCATATCGGCTTTAGTATATACGAAAGTGAATTGTTTATTGTATAAATGATtacaaacttaaaatttatcaaaatacgaAACCGTGTAATGAGTACATAGTGAACTATTATTTCGCCTTTTACTAAAGAATACCGTGTATTCATTATCAAAAGCGGTATATGAATATTTTTGGGAGAGTCTTCACTTGAAGGCTCTGCAATTGAGTTCAAAATTTGAGTTAAATTGTCATTCGAAAAGTCATAACTAGGGTTTATGTAAGGAGAAAGATTGAAAAATTGAAGCTTGTAACCATTATCTTCTTCAATAGGCGATTATTGTTGCCTTGGATAAAATTGGGTACTTGAATGATTGCCGTTGCTTACAACGaattaactttattttgatgtttgctGAAATTTTGGTTGTTTTAAATGGATGATTATTAGATTAAATTGAGCTAAAATTTTGAGTAAGACACATTTTTTCTCTAACACTAAGGGATTAGTACAATTTTCATTTAACTTCTGTAACTTAATTGCACACTACTTATTAATTGATCAAGATACAAACATAAGAATCAATATATCTTGGTTAATGCTAACGATAGAGATTTTTTATGCAACTTGTGACTCACTTTTCTTACTCAAACCATGACCAAGTCACATACCTACTCAGTATTTCTCTATTTTCTAGGCTGGATTCAAGTCAAAactaaaaattcatgaatttacaattgatattttacataaataagTTCTAAACAGTTctataattgataataaaaacGTATCACATCATATACATTTCTTTCACTTGTAAAATATGGGTAAAAAGTAAAGTGAAAACATATATCTCTCTCACTTCTTAAGAGTAAAATATGGATCAAAAGTGAAGTGAAGGGATTTAAGTATGAAGAATCACTAAACACTAAAATGCAAAAATTAAGCACTATAGaatatgtaattttaaaaacatcacaaatatttctataaaaaagtCGAAAGTAACTTCTTTTCTCACCccttatattttcaaaagccTCCAAATTACACATCCAGATTGATCAATCTAGCATTAGGATGTGGGAGAATAAACTACCAATTTGAGAACATTGAAATATTTGacatataaattgaatttaactctCCTCCTTCAGTTATGCAAGAAAATTGACTCCCGAACTTAACTTGAGATTGATTGCCCATGCAAAAATCTATACAATTTCAAAAAAGCTATACAACTTCAATGCATAtgaattaaatcatttatttttaatgcaGTGAGATACACAAATTTGTGGGTGGCTAGCACGACTTACAGATAGTTGTACATCAAATGTAAATGAcctttaaaattattaactaGTCATTCAAAACATCAATAGTTTTACCAAGTGGTTAACTTCAAATAGTCAAAAAAATAGAGGAATTTGTGAAAAATATAGGTATTTGGTATTCCATAATTCCATTGATCAATCAAACATCAATTGAGAGCTTTATACATTGCATAGACAGCTACACTTAAAACCAATACATGTCTACATTCTTCGCAGGgtaaaatgagaagaaaaaaaaaattaaaactccaTTCTCCAGTTTCCCAAGTAGTTGCCAAGGAACaaaatcatatgataaatcAACTCAAAATAGTGCCACGGCATATTCCAGACCTTGTAAATCCAACTGAATCACAGAAGTGCATGATTCCAACCaccttaaataattttttttcactaGGAGTCTTTTTTAAATGATACTAGTAACCAGTGGATGAAACCAAAACATTATGCTCCTTTAAACGTTTCTGGAAATGAGCTAAACGGTTTTGCAACTGCAGAATGCCAGCAGCCTTCTGAGAAAGAATGGCATTTAGTCTTGTTACGTAATCGTCCAACTGATTTCCCGGTTGATCCGCTTCGACTAAGAGATTCATCTCCTGCATGTCAAGTGCCCGATAAAATAAGAATTTGGAAAAACAATGGGTGTTGAATCATTCCTTGGTAGGAAGCAGTGGCAAGGGTGTTTAGGAATTTGTTTATCTCTGTTCCAGAAGTTGTTTATTTTTCCTAGAATAAACAAATGCTAAAACTAAAACCATGGGCAACATTCATTAAGAGATTAACAAATTGAAGTTTGATGAGTATATCAATGTGCTTGAAGCCAATATGTGCTAAATACTTGATTAAGCTCTATTAATTAAAAGAATCATTGATGCACACATTACTCCCATCATAAAACTAACGACACTATGTTTTGGGGAGTATTATCATCTAAACTGAAGCCATTTCATAACTAGTTAATTATTTGGAAGGCTAAGACCCGTGAAATGATAGGATAATAGTAGAGACAATTTAATACCTCTTTAACAATATTCATGGTCTCCTCTACTTGTGTTCGGTGAGCATTTACAAGATCCTCTTCTTCCTGAAATTATGACATGATTTAGGTAACAACGAGCACAAGGTTTTTATATACAATAATGATCATTATCTCGTAACCAGTAAATCACCTGTAAAAGGGCACTTAAATCATCCTCTGGATTAGTGATTTTAGGTTCAACTCTTGGGAGGTCCTTCCATTTGACCAGACCACTAGGTTTCTTCAATCTTTCATCTGTCATTGCATATGAATCCATCCTTCCATTTTTCTTCAACGATGGTTTAACCTGCTCATAGTACTCTTCAGGGGGGCTAaaatcatctccttcattttcATCATGCCATGCATCAGCTGTGTGATCCTCATAGGCCGGTGCAGTAACAGAAGATAAGGGaactgtaattgattctttaagGTTGAAATTTGAAGATAGAACATCCTTCTTTGAGTTGTTGCCTTTCGATAAGCTTTTCACCCTGGATTTTAGTTCAGATTGTAACGATGAAATCATGGATTTTCTTTATCCTTTTGTTAAGTCAGTGGCTGTATTCCACTATTGTGTCTGTGTGTGTGAGGTGTGGTGTTGGTGGTTTGAAGGAGTATAGAACGTTTAAAAAATCATAGTTACCTGTCTGCATATCTTAATGTATTCAGAGTGTGCTCACATGAACCAGAGCTTGGAGATATGCATGATATCATAACAGTGCGGGAATTGCCAACAAAAGAATCCCTCAAAACTTCAGTCAGTTTACTTCCCCTGAAAGGGATGTGTCCTTGGTCATTATCAAGAGCTCTTATGCATTCCTTAAGGGCGAGTAAGCTCTTATTGATTTCAGCCCCTTCTATTCTGCATTGTATAATTGGAAACAaccatgaaataaaaaataattcatcagACAAGTATTGAAATGCATGAAGGATGCATATAATTCATGATAGCATCCCAGACCTGATATATCTTTGGCTTTGATAACAGAGTATGTGGCCAAAATCGGAGCGGAATTCAATCTAATTTAAATTCCTAAGGAATTTTTTGAGAAAAGTAAAAACATAGATCCGCCTTATCCATTCAAGCATACCTTGTCTGTTTGTCATTGTCAGTGGTATCCGCTCCTCGTTCACTTCCAGCAAGATCTATGAAGGAGAGCTTGCCAACAAGTCGAGGAGGTTTGGATTCATTGCCATCAACTGACCTCTTGATAGCAAGTTGAAGTATTGCGTGAGACCGTGAG
Protein-coding sequences here:
- the LOC101508588 gene encoding uncharacterized protein, with protein sequence MLLRETIRKTKFLLQKTLKNFKCFIFGGYQKLPRSLSSNPFGNSKTHTSDQFYNEFYDILQSDLNRMNKNNEISMKMSREQAMEENAEKKHVSFVTENVVKEKKEKGKKNHELALKMKEFEMIDSGDVEQVLDIEEAIHYYSRLNSPVYLDIVDKFFTDMHSEFSDSSQSSVSIKKSKSKGRRLGSIRL